CCGAGAGGGGTACAGGTTTTTTCTGGACAGATGTGTGTCAGTTGCATTTGCACTGCAGAAACACTATTTATAAACTACCTACTTGACAAATTCCCTTGAAATAGATAGAGATACAGCTTATAATTATAGAGACATTACGGCCATATTAGAGCACTCATTGATTATCTACAGCTAGCAGGTGGCTAGAGTAGCTTAACATTAACActgaaaaaaggggaaacatgCTAGCTTGGGTCTGTCCACCGGTTACATTATCTGCTCATAATGTAATTAATATGTTATATCTCTTTTTGGTGTGTGCTGGATGAACTTCTTGGCTGGTaccagttgccaggcaaccaacGGAAACAACAGGAAGTCACTAAACAAGAAATCTCGATACATAAGCCCtcataaaatgataaattgtCATTTTCACACTTCAGTTTTTGGTTGACTTTCTTTTCCTCGACTCCAAAACGTTCCTTGCCAAGGTTGTAGGTTATTGTGTGAGCTCTGACTTTCGAGAATCGTCCCAGTGCTGTGGGGCGAGCTTCCTTGCCTGGAGCCTCCTGCATCTCACAGGTGGCTACCACGTGTGTGCTGCACTGTGACCCCTCTTTTCCACCATTTGGTCCAGCTTTGGTGTATCCCCTTTTTAAGCCCTTTTTGGTTCTTGCAGGTCTTTCCGCAATGACACTTTACTTCCAATGCCTCCCTGGTTAATGTTATTGGGTGAGTCCGTCTCGTGTCCGTAGTTCATCTGGCCTTGGTTATTGGTTATGTCGCCTGTCAGTCTCTCACCTCATCATTGAATGTTCACATCAGTTTTTATGAGTTCAAGTTTAGTTGTTTTCTGGTGTCATCCCATTTAGGGTGGGTGTAATCAACACAAATATTCGCTGTTTTTTCTCAGTCAGTTGTTGTTTatacaaaatgaaacttttgaaTTCAGTGCTATAGACAGCTTTTTGTTCGGATTTCTTCTATTGTTGGTACGTGTAGATGAAATGAGTTGGCACATATACAATTGATGAACCAATaattagtatattttatattgaagAGATTGTATTAAAAACTTCAGCATATTCTGGACATATTGTAACACAAAGCATATAGTGGGTGtctttcaaacataaaaaacaatgcTGATACAACAACTAAAATTCTGCACTTAGTATCGGTGCAGACTCAGCGCACAATGAAAACATCGCTTGGTTGGCATAACCAATGGTATAATTAATATtcagtgctgtcaaaattaacggCGTTAATTTTGTCCGATAATTTAAAAGGAATATTAAcgcggttaaaaaaaaattaacgcaatgtacgcggttttgtttacttcggTGGCGGCCGCCCTTTGGTGTGGCAAAGTAGGCTTTGTTCCCAATTATTAGTGGTGTGTGAagggtgtataagaggcattaacttcAAAGCCCTCCGAgggactgcgccctgggcggtcgccccacattgcccacagctaaaacggccctgcttgttttagtttacggcAGATGatgccacatccaatatggcggacacgttaacgtatcgcagcaacggaaCCAACCTGgtcagtgaggcgtctgtgtatatatgtctatgatctatcctaaactaaaggagagtctggtgatatatgtctatgatctatcctaactaaaggagagtctggtatattatgtctatgatctatctaactaaaggagagtcttgtgtatatatgtctatgatcttcctaactaaaggagagtctaggCCTTAAAGATGGAgaaggacggacttttagggggaacattaattttaaaaagttgcccgacggctcgttgtacaaaaacaagcaatttgcaccgtttgcaaagccgaatttaaattccacagaaaaGAACACGACtcttaacatatcacctcaaagcaaacacCCAGTCTACCTACCGAGTGTGCACTTCCTCAGTATATttctcattctggctttttttctgttgcatgtgcatatgtgcaccttagCCAATAACATgatgaatttcatatactttactgagtttattctacattaatttgatcattttacataataaatatttcattatacgcttcagtctcagaaaaatgcattaatttattGAACATTATTGAAGATTAATCGCGTTATCGCGATAATTACAGAgtttttttgcgattaattgttaaatttttttaatcgattgacagcccatatatatatatatatatcttaatatatcttattatatatctatatctatatatatatatatatatatatatatattatatatattacaacataatttgtttttccattggTCCACAGGTGGGTATGTTGTTAACACGAAACCAGAggacctcctctctgctgcactatGTTGGACAACTTGTCTTTGCACTGACCGAGCACCTCCTGCATCTTCCACTGTGTCTCCCACCCTCTTGGCCCACTTTTCCCGCACTTGTCTTTGTCATCCTTTGTAACAGCTGTGTAGGCTGTGAGGGTGATGAGGCCCATGTGGAACAGGTGAGCGATGTGTGAACAGTGGCGCTCCATGATTTCACGGTCGCCCTCGCAGTTATCTAGGTACACCTCCAGCAAGTTTCTTCCAAACAGATTGGTACCCATCACACCACTGTAGTACACATCCAGGCTCAGATCACTCTTGTCTTTCTCATAAATCTTCTTAAAGGTCTCCATGTAGTTTTGGGTGTTGTCTGGATCTTTCTTCGCCTGCGCCACCATGCTATTGAAGGCAGCATACTGGTGCTTGATGTACTCTTCGTGCTTGCCATAGGTTTCATTCACCTCGTCAATGTAGATCTTCTTCCGGCATTGGTGATTCTTTTGGGAGATGCTCTCCAGTTTGGTGTTGATTGCCTGGAAGCCCTTGTCTAAAACATGGCCCTCATCTTCAACCAGGCTTTTGCGAGCCACTGCAACCAGAGAGGAGACTATGCCAAAGATGGGGTTGAAGGAGGAAGCAAAGGAAGTCACCTTTTCCATGCAGCGCAATGCTGTGGCTACAGCTTCCATGATATTTACTACATCAGCcatcactgctgcttttcttctgcCACAATGAGTGTCACACAAAGTGAGTTTGGAGGctggagagataaaaaaaacaaagaaaaacaccagatGTTCTTTAAAACTATGTCCATACTCTGCATATTAGGTTCTGACCGCAGTCTAAGAACTTTAACTAAAGGTTTGGTCACACGGGGTCTCAGTATTGTTGCTTGCACTACCCTAAGTATTAAGCTCAGGCTGTTTGGCacctttaactttaactaaagatgttttgctttgtttgttttcaagcctgtttctctcatttcctgATTCCCAgctacacaaaaacatgaatcaaccatctttcacattcatttcaattAGTCCTAGCTGACTCAGCTATCACCCAGAGATTAAACATTGGTCAGACTATAGATTACAAGCCACTAGATAAGATGTTATCACCAGAGTGAAACGGTTTCTATCCCTCTGTCTACTGGAGCCATCTGACTTTCCTTTATACCATTTTCCTCCCTGTAGTCAAATTAGGACCACCCCTTCCTGCCAAATAAGGGAGCAAACACAAGGAAGTGACTCCCTATGCTGATTGGATGAGGTGAGTTTCTCCCAGAGGCACTGCGGCTCCAAGCTCGAACCACAGGCTGCACAAGTAGTGAATGATAGTATccttttcattgtgttgttttaattgtAGGCCTCCACACCAACCAAACCAGTATGGGTGACCAGATACCATTGATTTTTATTAGTATACAGACATGAAATTCACACTTTATAACCTGGAACATTATCAATTTTACTATGACTGAGACTGACTATTAGACTTATGAAAACTGACTATATTCCATTATTTTGTGTCCAGACTGATAGATTAGACTTTTGGcagttacacacacagagcacagggATGTAAAGGCTCAAATTACAAAATTTACAAATTTTCTCATTCATGTCAGTTGGTATCAAGACAAGCAGATagaattttgtttgtggttttcatgGGGGCAATTTTCATAGTTAttgtataaaaatgtgtgagCATTTATTGGCATGGAACAGAAAGTAGCCTAAACATATGAAAAACTGGACTGGAGTGCATTTTTCTGCCAAGAGGGGTACAAGTTTTTCTGGAAAGGTATGTGCCTCGGTTGCATTTGTAACAGGAATCTGTGCATCCAATCACAGTAAGGATGCTAACAAATAAATGAGACCATGCAAAGGCTATTTAGTGATTGTGTGTAAAATATTGATTCCAAGACGACACTTTCAAAAAGTGGCCCTGAGACTCTGGGCCTTAAGCCAAAGACTGATCTGAAGTGCATCACTGGGTTGTCACCCTgttgactgaaactgaaatcgGACTCCAATTTTCCATTTAAATGAATAGATACTCCTCATGTTTACACACTTTTTCCAACACAAAGTTCTTGTCAATGACTAAAAGTCGTCGCAAATTTACTCGTCTGGTGGCTTCTTCCTTGGTCATTCAATTGTCTACATCAAAAGAATGCCACAATATAATTCTGATGgagaattgtttttgttttgtttggtaaaTGCTGTAGTAAGTATTCTAGTCAATGGAGAGGCTCCCCGTCGATCATTAAATCCACAAAGACATTCCTTTAGTAAGTGAAACTTGCCAAAGTTATGCTGAGGCCAGTGCCAAGAGGGGTACAGGTTTTTCTGAAGAGTCTCTGTATCGGTTGCATTTTTAGCCAGAGGTTTTGCATCTAATCACAAAGATGATGTTATCACCAAAACCCACACATCCCTTTAGTAAGTGAAACTAGCAAAAAGTTACGGAAGAAATGCCGAGAGAGGTACAAGTTTTTCTTGGGTGTGCTTGTATCGTTCGATGGATGAGGGCGTGAGGGACTGATCCATAAGCATTGGCGAAATCCAACCAGACAACAGTCAGGCTAACTTTGCTGGTTTTGGCCTCACGGATCATCTGACTGAGAACACCGGTGTCCATTTTCGTTGACTCATTCGAGACGAAATGTTATAACGTTATTTCGTCTTGTTTAGTcgcattgttattattattttgcagtatttctgtttcctttgTCTCACTTCAGGGGCTGTATCAGGTCGCACTACACAGTCGCAGCGATGTCACTTTCTCAATCCCCACTCGCAGCATTATTTAGAAGATGCAGCGGGTTCACGTTAACGACAAACAACTGACACAGAGAAAGGGACCGATGGCTGGCCAGCCGGGGATCGTCAttgggagaaaaagaagaaacgaCACTTGGACACACTTTCATTACATAGaactggaaaagaaaacagaaatggatgaatgaatgtattcatttttttcaggcATTGTCATGTGatgctattttatttatttatttattttaaatttatgtgtgtgtacttctaaCATGTTTGGTTGGTAAAACAAATATGTTGTCAATTCAAATCAGAGCGTCTTCCGTGTCTGGAATGGATGTATTCTTGAGTCTATAAGGtgacaataatataataataagacaaCCTTGTTTGAATTGTGAAATGGGTTTGGCTAAAAGAA
Above is a window of Larimichthys crocea isolate SSNF unplaced genomic scaffold, L_crocea_2.0 scaffold3074, whole genome shotgun sequence DNA encoding:
- the LOC109140937 gene encoding uncharacterized protein LOC109140937; amino-acid sequence: MADVVNIMEAVATALRCMEKVTSFASSFNPIFGIVSSLVAVARKSLVEDEGHVLDKGFQAINTKLESISQKNHQCRKKIYIDEVNETYGKHEEYIKHQYAAFNSMVAQAKKDPDNTQNYMETFKKIYEKDKSDLSLDVYYSGVMGTNLFGRNLLEVYLDNCEGDREIMERHCSHIAHLFHMGLITLTAYTAVTKDDKDKCGKSGPRGWETQWKMQEVLGQCKDKLSNIVQQRGGPLVSC